The following are from one region of the Tachysurus fulvidraco isolate hzauxx_2018 chromosome 15, HZAU_PFXX_2.0, whole genome shotgun sequence genome:
- the ighd gene encoding uncharacterized protein ighd isoform X1 codes for MDGQVFLNGDRINLSHCDYAFDYWGKGTMVTVTSAVQGPPKSLFPLWQCGSERGYVTLGCVTRDLASADGLTFTWKDNTGKSLTDFVQYPAVQANGGFTSVSHLRVQVSEWDQRKKYECEVKNSAGSKKADLLKPEEIQIEPIITISSRTTDDSVELFCWLEGFSPKPIKVEWKEGNTLLQDKSTLKIFESSREGKKVFYALSMISINANKSNEGTEFTCTAMQKTKKYSESWNKCKAKSTSTPQIRLEKPHLVSILTGQPVTASCSVETELIPKVLWFVNDKEITETISTDKQRERTISNLTISTEEWKTAKTITCRASHSCFIHTEKQISFSDPKKTPTVVIRRNLEDIQKGHTEVLECTATDLPSGELLVTFQANGTKFSEDQYVNLPEGLDSLTRRVTVPITNQKKENRFTCQIQSQSSLWKSNSIGNIFGDPSVDLSVVTSVDTKGSQTQNLLCSGTGFNPTITWNKTLNIAHSKTTMEADGRVKVISEVMVPQQDWYKGETFTCQFSDQHKVKGKSISICSVNPEFVQMPQVYLLAPSIKDMRESKVSVTCLLLGHKLDTFTISWKLGDISTSKDVTKTPITVYGNGTESLSSVLKVAITQWNSYAKVVCEVKHLCPKEPRKQSISKTRDPKKTPTVVIRRNLEDIQKGHTEVLECTATDLPSGELLVTFQANGTKFSEDQYVNLPEDLDSLTRHVTVPITNQKKENRFTCQIQSQSSLWKSNSIGNIFGDPSVDLSVVTSVDTKKSQTQNLLCSGTGFNPTITWNKTLNIAHSKTTMEADGRVKVISEVMVPQQDWYKGETFTCQFSDQHELKEKSISICSVNPEFVQMPQVYLLAPSIKDMRESKVSVTCLLLGHKLDTFTISWKLGDISNSKDVTKTPITVYGNGTESLSSVLKVAITQWNSYAKVVCEVKHLCSKEPRKHSISKRDPKKTPTVVIRRNLEDIQKGHTEVLECTATDLPSGELLVTFQANGTKFSEDQYVNLPEGLDSLTRRVTVPITNQKKENRFTCQIQSQSSLWKSNSIGNIFGDPSVDLSVVTSVDTKGSQTQNLLCSGTGFNPTITWNKTLNIAHSKTTMEADGRVKVISEVMVPQQDWYKGETFTCQFSDQHKVKGKSISICSVNPEFVQMPQVYLLAPSIKDMRESKVSVTCLLLGHKLDTFTISWKLGDISTSKDVTKTPTSVYGNGTESLSSVLKVAITQWNSYAKVVCEVKHLCSKEPRKHSISKRDPKKTPTVVIRRNLEDIQKGHTEVLECTATDLPSGELLVTFQANGTKFSEDQYVNLPEGLDSLTRRVTVPITNQKKENRFTCQIQSQSSLWKSNSIGNIFGDPSVDLSVVTSVDTKGSQTQNLLCSGTGFNPTITWNKTLNIAHSKTTMEADGRVKVISEVMVPQQDWYKGETFTCQFSDQHELKEKSISICSVNPEFVQMPQVYLLAPSIKDMRKSKVSVTCLLLGHKLDTFTISWKLGDISTSKDVTKTPTSVYGNGTESLSSVLKVAITQWNSYAKVVCEVKHLCSKEPRKHSISKTRDPKSPTIRILSPSDDELSGVHNTSLICFVEGFHPADISVHWELNGIRLDASRFSNSPVSMQSERAAYSMHSRLTLLASKMENGDFSCVVNHESSETPIKGTINNIYASVMQHAPSVKLLQGQDELVCLVNGYSPSAINITWFRNNVTVKQENDTSSSDKGPDGKFNIRSHLYIQAFEWVPGDKYTCQVEHITGIISRFLSKTEFIEKTIYYDENKAEPAIMDQSEETWNMACAFIILFIISFIYGCSMTLVKVKTAEYKMKK; via the exons ATGGACGGACAGGTCTTTTTGAATGGGGACAGAATAAATTTGAGTCACTGTGACTACGCTTTTGACTACTGGGGAAAAGGAACGATGGTCACCGTTACATCTG caGTGCAAGGTCCCCCGAAGTCCCTGTTTCCACTGTGGCAGTGCGGCTCCGAGCGCGGTTACGTCACTCTCGGCTGTGTTACACGTGATTTGGCCTCTGCCGACGGACTGACCTTTACATGGAAGGATAACACTGGAAAGTCGTTGACTGACTTCGTGCAATACCCTGCGGTACAGGCAAATGGTGGTTTCACCTCAGTAAGCCACTTGCGCGTCCAGGTTTCCGAATGGGACCAGAGAAAGAAGTACGAGTGCGAAGTCAAAAACAGTGCAGGATCCAAAAAGGCAGACTTGTTGAAGCCAG AGGAAATTCAGATTGAGCccatcatcaccatcagcaGCAGGACAACAGATGACAGTGTTGAACTGTTTTGTTGGTTGGAAGGTTTTTCACCTAAACCTATCAAAGTTGAGTGGAAAGAAGGTAATACACTGTTACAAGATAAATCAACCCTGAAGATATTCGAGAGTTCcagagaagggaaaaaagtcTTTTATGCACTGAGCATGATCAgcattaatgcaaataaatcgAACGAAGGCACAGAATTCACATGTACGGCTATGCAGAAAACCAAGAAATACAGTGAATCCTGGAACAAGTGCAAAG CTAAGTCAACATCGACACCACAGATCCGTCTGGAGAAACCTCACCTCGTATCAATATTGACAGGACAACCTGTTACAGCCTCCTGTTCTGTTGAAACTGAGTTGATCCCCAAAGTGTTATGGTTTGTAAATGATAAGGAAATAACAGAGACAATCAGTACTGATAAACAGCGAGAAAGGACAATTAGCAACCTGACTATCAGTACAGAAGAGTGGAAAACCGCAAAGACAATAACGTGCAGAGCGTCAcattcatgttttattcatacaGAAAAACAGATCAGTTTTTCAG ACCCTAAGAAAACTCCTACAGTGGTCATCAGGAGGAATCTTGAAGACATACAGAAGGGACACACTGAAGTGTTGGAGTGTACCGCAACAGATCTGCCGTCTGGTGAGCTCCTGGTCACCTTCCAGGCCAACGGCACCAAGTTCTCTGAAGATCAATATGTGAATCTGCCTGAAGGCCTGGACTCTCTGACTAGACGTGTCACTGTTCCcataacaaaccaaaaaaaagaaaacagattcaCATGTCAGATTCAAAGCCAATCCAGTTTGTGGAAATCCAATTCTATAGGAAACATTTTTG GTGACCCTTCAGTGGACCTTTCAGTGGTTACCAGTGTGGATACAAAAGGATCCCAGACACAAAATCTTCTTTGCTCTGGAACCGGATTTAACCCAACTATCACTTGGAATAAAACTCTGAATATTGCTCATAGTAAGACAACAATGGAAGCAGATGGACGTGTTAAAGTGATCAGCGAAGTAATGGTTCCACAGCAAGACTGGTATAAAGGGGAAACTTTTACATGCCAATTCAGTGATCAGCATAAGGTCAAAGGGAAGAGCATCAGTATTTGTTCAG TGAATCCAGAATTCGTTCAGATGCCACAGGTTTACCTTCTGGCTCCCTCCATCAAAGATATGAGAGAGAGTAAGGTTTCTGTCACCTGTCTGCTATTGGGCCACAAGCTTGATACCTTCACCATAAGTTGGAAATTAGGAGATATCAGTACCTCTAAGGATGTGACAAAAACACCCATTACAGTCTACGGAAATGGAACTGAGAGTCTCTCCAGTGTTCTAAAGGTTGCGATTACACAATGGAACAGCTACGCAAAGGTTGTCTGTGAGGTCAAACACCTCTGCCCCAAAGAGCCAAGGAAACAAAGTATCTCCAAAACCAGAG ACCCTAAGAAAACTCCTACAGTGGTAATCAGGAGGAATCTTGAAGACATACAGAAGGGACACACTGAAGTGTTGGAGTGTACCGCAACAGATCTGCCGTCTGGTGAGCTCCTGGTCACCTTCCAGGCCAACGGCACCAAGTTCTCTGAAGATCAATATGTGAATCTGCCTGAAGACCTGGACTCTCTGACTAGACATGTCACTGTTCCcataacaaaccaaaaaaaagaaaacagattcaCATGTCAGATTCAAAGCCAATCCAGTTTGTGGAAATCCAATTCTATAGGAAACATTTTTG GTGACCCTTCAGTGGACCTTTCAGTGGTTACCAGTGTGGATACAAAAAAATCCCAGACACAAAATCTTCTTTGCTCTGGAACCGGATTTAACCCAACTATCACTTGGAATAAAACTCTGAATATTGCTCATAGTAAGACAACAATGGAAGCAGATGGACGTGTTAAAGTGATCAGCGAAGTAATGGTTCCACAGCAAGACTGGTATAAAGGGGAAACTTTTACATGCCAATTCAGTGATCAGCATGAGCTCAAAGAGAAGAGCATCAGTATTTGTTCAG TGAATCCAGAATTCGTTCAGATGCCACAGGTTTACCTTCTGGCTCCCTCCATCAAAGATATGAGAGAGAGTAAGGTTTCTGTCACCTGTCTGCTATTGGGCCACAAGCTTGATACCTTCACCATAAGTTGGAAATTAGGAGATATCAGTAACTCTAAGGATGTGACAAAAACACCCATTACAGTCTACGGAAATGGAACTGAGAGTCTCTCCAGTGTTCTAAAGGTTGCGATTACACAATGGAACAGCTACGCAAAGGTTGTCTGTGAGGTCAAACACCTCTGCTCCAAAGAGCCAAGGAAACACAGTATCTCCAAAAGAG ACCCTAAGAAAACTCCTACAGTGGTCATCAGGAGGAATCTTGAAGACATACAGAAGGGACACACTGAAGTGTTGGAGTGTACCGCAACAGATCTGCCGTCTGGTGAGCTCCTGGTCACCTTCCAGGCCAACGGCACCAAGTTCTCTGAAGATCAATATGTGAATCTGCCTGAAGGCCTGGACTCTCTGACTAGACGTGTCACTGTTCCcataacaaaccaaaaaaaagaaaacagattcaCATGTCAGATTCAAAGCCAATCCAGTTTGTGGAAATCCAATTCTATAGGAAACATTTTTG GTGACCCTTCAGTGGACCTTTCAGTGGTTACCAGTGTGGATACAAAAGGATCCCAGACACAAAATCTTCTTTGCTCTGGAACCGGATTTAACCCAACTATCACTTGGAATAAAACTCTGAATATTGCTCATAGTAAGACAACAATGGAAGCAGATGGACGTGTTAAAGTGATCAGCGAAGTAATGGTTCCACAGCAAGACTGGTATAAAGGGGAAACTTTTACATGCCAATTCAGTGATCAGCATAAGGTCAAAGGGAAGAGCATCAGTATTTGTTCAG TGAATCCAGAATTCGTTCAGATGCCACAGGTTTACCTTCTGGCTCCCTCCATCAAAGATATGAGAGAGAGTAAGGTTTCTGTCACCTGTCTGCTATTGGGCCACAAGCTTGATACCTTCACCATAAGTTGGAAATTAGGAGATATCAGTACCTCTAAGGATGTGACAAAAACACCCACCTCAGTCTACGGAAATGGAACTGAGAGTCTCTCCAGTGTTCTAAAGGTTGCGATTACACAATGGAACAGCTACGCAAAGGTTGTCTGTGAGGTCAAACACCTCTGCTCCAAAGAGCCAAGGAAACACAGTATCTCCAAAAGAG ACCCTAAGAAAACTCCTACAGTGGTCATCAGGAGGAATCTTGAAGACATACAGAAGGGACACACTGAAGTGTTGGAGTGTACCGCAACAGATCTGCCGTCTGGTGAGCTCCTGGTCACCTTCCAGGCCAACGGCACCAAGTTCTCTGAAGATCAATATGTGAATCTGCCTGAAGGCCTGGACTCTCTGACTAGACGTGTCACTGTTCCcataacaaaccaaaaaaaagaaaacagattcaCATGTCAGATTCAAAGCCAATCCAGTTTGTGGAAATCCAATTCTATAGGAAACATTTTTG GTGACCCTTCAGTGGACCTTTCAGTGGTTACCAGTGTGGATACAAAAGGATCCCAGACACAAAATCTTCTTTGCTCTGGAACCGGATTTAACCCAACTATCACTTGGAATAAAACTCTGAATATTGCTCATAGTAAGACAACAATGGAAGCAGATGGACGTGTTAAAGTGATCAGCGAAGTAATGGTTCCACAGCAAGACTGGTATAAAGGGGAAACCTTTACATGCCAATTCAGTGATCAGCATGAGCTCAAAGAGAAGAGCATCAGTATTTGTTCAG TGAATCCAGAATTCGTTCAGATGCCACAGGTTTACCTTCTGGCTCCCTCCATCAAAGATATGAGAAAGAGTAAGGTTTCTGTCACCTGTCTGCTATTGGGCCACAAGCTTGATACCTTCACCATAAGTTGGAAATTAGGAGATATCAGTACCTCTAAGGATGTGACAAAAACACCCACCTCAGTCTACGGAAATGGAACTGAGAGTCTCTCCAGTGTTCTAAAGGTTGCGATTACACAATGGAACAGCTACGCAAAGGTTGTCTGTGAGGTCAAACACCTCTGCTCCAAAGAGCCAAGGAAACACAGTATCTCCAAAACCAGAG acCCCAAATCACCCACCATCCGAATTCTCAGTCCTAGTGACGACGAACTGTCTGGAGTTCACAATACAAGTCTTATCTGCTTTGTCGAGGGATTTCACCCAGCTGATATCTCTGTGCACTGGGAGCTGAATGGCATCCGGCTTGATGCATCCCGCTTCAGCAACAGTCCAGTCAGCATGCAATCTGAAAGGGCTGCTTATTCCATGCACAGCAGACTGACATTACTAGCGTCAAAAATGGAAAATGGCGATTTTTCTTGTGTGGTTAACCACGAGTCATCTGAAACGCCGATCAAAGGCACAATAAACAACATATACG CATCTGTAATGCAACATGCTCCCTCTGTGAAGCTGCTACAGGGTCAAGATGAGCTGGTGTGTCTGGTGAATGGTTACAGCCCATCTGCCATTAACATCACATGGTTCCGAAATAATGTTACTGTAAAACAAGAGAACGAtaccagcagctctgacaaagGGCCTGATGGGAAATTTAACATTCGAAGCCACCTCTATATCCAGGCCTTCGAATGGGTACCTGGAGACAAATACACTTGCCAGGTTGAGCACATCACTGGCATTATCTCTCGCTTCCTTTCCAAAACAG AATTTATAGAAAAGACGATATACTATGATGAGAACAAGGCTGAACCTGCAATAATGGATCAGTCTGAGGAAACCTGGAACATGGCCTGTGCCTTCATCATACTCTTCATTATCTCTTTCATCTATGGATGTTCAATGACTCTGGTCAAAGTGAAGACTGctgaatacaaaatgaaaaaatga
- the ighd gene encoding uncharacterized protein ighd isoform X2 has protein sequence MVTVTSAVQGPPKSLFPLWQCGSERGYVTLGCVTRDLASADGLTFTWKDNTGKSLTDFVQYPAVQANGGFTSVSHLRVQVSEWDQRKKYECEVKNSAGSKKADLLKPEEIQIEPIITISSRTTDDSVELFCWLEGFSPKPIKVEWKEGNTLLQDKSTLKIFESSREGKKVFYALSMISINANKSNEGTEFTCTAMQKTKKYSESWNKCKAKSTSTPQIRLEKPHLVSILTGQPVTASCSVETELIPKVLWFVNDKEITETISTDKQRERTISNLTISTEEWKTAKTITCRASHSCFIHTEKQISFSDPKKTPTVVIRRNLEDIQKGHTEVLECTATDLPSGELLVTFQANGTKFSEDQYVNLPEGLDSLTRRVTVPITNQKKENRFTCQIQSQSSLWKSNSIGNIFGDPSVDLSVVTSVDTKGSQTQNLLCSGTGFNPTITWNKTLNIAHSKTTMEADGRVKVISEVMVPQQDWYKGETFTCQFSDQHKVKGKSISICSVNPEFVQMPQVYLLAPSIKDMRESKVSVTCLLLGHKLDTFTISWKLGDISTSKDVTKTPITVYGNGTESLSSVLKVAITQWNSYAKVVCEVKHLCPKEPRKQSISKTRDPKKTPTVVIRRNLEDIQKGHTEVLECTATDLPSGELLVTFQANGTKFSEDQYVNLPEDLDSLTRHVTVPITNQKKENRFTCQIQSQSSLWKSNSIGNIFGDPSVDLSVVTSVDTKKSQTQNLLCSGTGFNPTITWNKTLNIAHSKTTMEADGRVKVISEVMVPQQDWYKGETFTCQFSDQHELKEKSISICSVNPEFVQMPQVYLLAPSIKDMRESKVSVTCLLLGHKLDTFTISWKLGDISNSKDVTKTPITVYGNGTESLSSVLKVAITQWNSYAKVVCEVKHLCSKEPRKHSISKRDPKKTPTVVIRRNLEDIQKGHTEVLECTATDLPSGELLVTFQANGTKFSEDQYVNLPEGLDSLTRRVTVPITNQKKENRFTCQIQSQSSLWKSNSIGNIFGDPSVDLSVVTSVDTKGSQTQNLLCSGTGFNPTITWNKTLNIAHSKTTMEADGRVKVISEVMVPQQDWYKGETFTCQFSDQHKVKGKSISICSVNPEFVQMPQVYLLAPSIKDMRESKVSVTCLLLGHKLDTFTISWKLGDISTSKDVTKTPTSVYGNGTESLSSVLKVAITQWNSYAKVVCEVKHLCSKEPRKHSISKRDPKKTPTVVIRRNLEDIQKGHTEVLECTATDLPSGELLVTFQANGTKFSEDQYVNLPEGLDSLTRRVTVPITNQKKENRFTCQIQSQSSLWKSNSIGNIFGDPSVDLSVVTSVDTKGSQTQNLLCSGTGFNPTITWNKTLNIAHSKTTMEADGRVKVISEVMVPQQDWYKGETFTCQFSDQHELKEKSISICSVNPEFVQMPQVYLLAPSIKDMRKSKVSVTCLLLGHKLDTFTISWKLGDISTSKDVTKTPTSVYGNGTESLSSVLKVAITQWNSYAKVVCEVKHLCSKEPRKHSISKTRDPKSPTIRILSPSDDELSGVHNTSLICFVEGFHPADISVHWELNGIRLDASRFSNSPVSMQSERAAYSMHSRLTLLASKMENGDFSCVVNHESSETPIKGTINNIYASVMQHAPSVKLLQGQDELVCLVNGYSPSAINITWFRNNVTVKQENDTSSSDKGPDGKFNIRSHLYIQAFEWVPGDKYTCQVEHITGIISRFLSKTEFIEKTIYYDENKAEPAIMDQSEETWNMACAFIILFIISFIYGCSMTLVKVKTAEYKMKK, from the exons ATGGTCACCGTGACATCAG caGTGCAAGGTCCCCCGAAGTCCCTGTTTCCACTGTGGCAGTGCGGCTCCGAGCGCGGTTACGTCACTCTCGGCTGTGTTACACGTGATTTGGCCTCTGCCGACGGACTGACCTTTACATGGAAGGATAACACTGGAAAGTCGTTGACTGACTTCGTGCAATACCCTGCGGTACAGGCAAATGGTGGTTTCACCTCAGTAAGCCACTTGCGCGTCCAGGTTTCCGAATGGGACCAGAGAAAGAAGTACGAGTGCGAAGTCAAAAACAGTGCAGGATCCAAAAAGGCAGACTTGTTGAAGCCAG AGGAAATTCAGATTGAGCccatcatcaccatcagcaGCAGGACAACAGATGACAGTGTTGAACTGTTTTGTTGGTTGGAAGGTTTTTCACCTAAACCTATCAAAGTTGAGTGGAAAGAAGGTAATACACTGTTACAAGATAAATCAACCCTGAAGATATTCGAGAGTTCcagagaagggaaaaaagtcTTTTATGCACTGAGCATGATCAgcattaatgcaaataaatcgAACGAAGGCACAGAATTCACATGTACGGCTATGCAGAAAACCAAGAAATACAGTGAATCCTGGAACAAGTGCAAAG CTAAGTCAACATCGACACCACAGATCCGTCTGGAGAAACCTCACCTCGTATCAATATTGACAGGACAACCTGTTACAGCCTCCTGTTCTGTTGAAACTGAGTTGATCCCCAAAGTGTTATGGTTTGTAAATGATAAGGAAATAACAGAGACAATCAGTACTGATAAACAGCGAGAAAGGACAATTAGCAACCTGACTATCAGTACAGAAGAGTGGAAAACCGCAAAGACAATAACGTGCAGAGCGTCAcattcatgttttattcatacaGAAAAACAGATCAGTTTTTCAG ACCCTAAGAAAACTCCTACAGTGGTCATCAGGAGGAATCTTGAAGACATACAGAAGGGACACACTGAAGTGTTGGAGTGTACCGCAACAGATCTGCCGTCTGGTGAGCTCCTGGTCACCTTCCAGGCCAACGGCACCAAGTTCTCTGAAGATCAATATGTGAATCTGCCTGAAGGCCTGGACTCTCTGACTAGACGTGTCACTGTTCCcataacaaaccaaaaaaaagaaaacagattcaCATGTCAGATTCAAAGCCAATCCAGTTTGTGGAAATCCAATTCTATAGGAAACATTTTTG GTGACCCTTCAGTGGACCTTTCAGTGGTTACCAGTGTGGATACAAAAGGATCCCAGACACAAAATCTTCTTTGCTCTGGAACCGGATTTAACCCAACTATCACTTGGAATAAAACTCTGAATATTGCTCATAGTAAGACAACAATGGAAGCAGATGGACGTGTTAAAGTGATCAGCGAAGTAATGGTTCCACAGCAAGACTGGTATAAAGGGGAAACTTTTACATGCCAATTCAGTGATCAGCATAAGGTCAAAGGGAAGAGCATCAGTATTTGTTCAG TGAATCCAGAATTCGTTCAGATGCCACAGGTTTACCTTCTGGCTCCCTCCATCAAAGATATGAGAGAGAGTAAGGTTTCTGTCACCTGTCTGCTATTGGGCCACAAGCTTGATACCTTCACCATAAGTTGGAAATTAGGAGATATCAGTACCTCTAAGGATGTGACAAAAACACCCATTACAGTCTACGGAAATGGAACTGAGAGTCTCTCCAGTGTTCTAAAGGTTGCGATTACACAATGGAACAGCTACGCAAAGGTTGTCTGTGAGGTCAAACACCTCTGCCCCAAAGAGCCAAGGAAACAAAGTATCTCCAAAACCAGAG ACCCTAAGAAAACTCCTACAGTGGTAATCAGGAGGAATCTTGAAGACATACAGAAGGGACACACTGAAGTGTTGGAGTGTACCGCAACAGATCTGCCGTCTGGTGAGCTCCTGGTCACCTTCCAGGCCAACGGCACCAAGTTCTCTGAAGATCAATATGTGAATCTGCCTGAAGACCTGGACTCTCTGACTAGACATGTCACTGTTCCcataacaaaccaaaaaaaagaaaacagattcaCATGTCAGATTCAAAGCCAATCCAGTTTGTGGAAATCCAATTCTATAGGAAACATTTTTG GTGACCCTTCAGTGGACCTTTCAGTGGTTACCAGTGTGGATACAAAAAAATCCCAGACACAAAATCTTCTTTGCTCTGGAACCGGATTTAACCCAACTATCACTTGGAATAAAACTCTGAATATTGCTCATAGTAAGACAACAATGGAAGCAGATGGACGTGTTAAAGTGATCAGCGAAGTAATGGTTCCACAGCAAGACTGGTATAAAGGGGAAACTTTTACATGCCAATTCAGTGATCAGCATGAGCTCAAAGAGAAGAGCATCAGTATTTGTTCAG TGAATCCAGAATTCGTTCAGATGCCACAGGTTTACCTTCTGGCTCCCTCCATCAAAGATATGAGAGAGAGTAAGGTTTCTGTCACCTGTCTGCTATTGGGCCACAAGCTTGATACCTTCACCATAAGTTGGAAATTAGGAGATATCAGTAACTCTAAGGATGTGACAAAAACACCCATTACAGTCTACGGAAATGGAACTGAGAGTCTCTCCAGTGTTCTAAAGGTTGCGATTACACAATGGAACAGCTACGCAAAGGTTGTCTGTGAGGTCAAACACCTCTGCTCCAAAGAGCCAAGGAAACACAGTATCTCCAAAAGAG ACCCTAAGAAAACTCCTACAGTGGTCATCAGGAGGAATCTTGAAGACATACAGAAGGGACACACTGAAGTGTTGGAGTGTACCGCAACAGATCTGCCGTCTGGTGAGCTCCTGGTCACCTTCCAGGCCAACGGCACCAAGTTCTCTGAAGATCAATATGTGAATCTGCCTGAAGGCCTGGACTCTCTGACTAGACGTGTCACTGTTCCcataacaaaccaaaaaaaagaaaacagattcaCATGTCAGATTCAAAGCCAATCCAGTTTGTGGAAATCCAATTCTATAGGAAACATTTTTG GTGACCCTTCAGTGGACCTTTCAGTGGTTACCAGTGTGGATACAAAAGGATCCCAGACACAAAATCTTCTTTGCTCTGGAACCGGATTTAACCCAACTATCACTTGGAATAAAACTCTGAATATTGCTCATAGTAAGACAACAATGGAAGCAGATGGACGTGTTAAAGTGATCAGCGAAGTAATGGTTCCACAGCAAGACTGGTATAAAGGGGAAACTTTTACATGCCAATTCAGTGATCAGCATAAGGTCAAAGGGAAGAGCATCAGTATTTGTTCAG TGAATCCAGAATTCGTTCAGATGCCACAGGTTTACCTTCTGGCTCCCTCCATCAAAGATATGAGAGAGAGTAAGGTTTCTGTCACCTGTCTGCTATTGGGCCACAAGCTTGATACCTTCACCATAAGTTGGAAATTAGGAGATATCAGTACCTCTAAGGATGTGACAAAAACACCCACCTCAGTCTACGGAAATGGAACTGAGAGTCTCTCCAGTGTTCTAAAGGTTGCGATTACACAATGGAACAGCTACGCAAAGGTTGTCTGTGAGGTCAAACACCTCTGCTCCAAAGAGCCAAGGAAACACAGTATCTCCAAAAGAG ACCCTAAGAAAACTCCTACAGTGGTCATCAGGAGGAATCTTGAAGACATACAGAAGGGACACACTGAAGTGTTGGAGTGTACCGCAACAGATCTGCCGTCTGGTGAGCTCCTGGTCACCTTCCAGGCCAACGGCACCAAGTTCTCTGAAGATCAATATGTGAATCTGCCTGAAGGCCTGGACTCTCTGACTAGACGTGTCACTGTTCCcataacaaaccaaaaaaaagaaaacagattcaCATGTCAGATTCAAAGCCAATCCAGTTTGTGGAAATCCAATTCTATAGGAAACATTTTTG GTGACCCTTCAGTGGACCTTTCAGTGGTTACCAGTGTGGATACAAAAGGATCCCAGACACAAAATCTTCTTTGCTCTGGAACCGGATTTAACCCAACTATCACTTGGAATAAAACTCTGAATATTGCTCATAGTAAGACAACAATGGAAGCAGATGGACGTGTTAAAGTGATCAGCGAAGTAATGGTTCCACAGCAAGACTGGTATAAAGGGGAAACCTTTACATGCCAATTCAGTGATCAGCATGAGCTCAAAGAGAAGAGCATCAGTATTTGTTCAG TGAATCCAGAATTCGTTCAGATGCCACAGGTTTACCTTCTGGCTCCCTCCATCAAAGATATGAGAAAGAGTAAGGTTTCTGTCACCTGTCTGCTATTGGGCCACAAGCTTGATACCTTCACCATAAGTTGGAAATTAGGAGATATCAGTACCTCTAAGGATGTGACAAAAACACCCACCTCAGTCTACGGAAATGGAACTGAGAGTCTCTCCAGTGTTCTAAAGGTTGCGATTACACAATGGAACAGCTACGCAAAGGTTGTCTGTGAGGTCAAACACCTCTGCTCCAAAGAGCCAAGGAAACACAGTATCTCCAAAACCAGAG acCCCAAATCACCCACCATCCGAATTCTCAGTCCTAGTGACGACGAACTGTCTGGAGTTCACAATACAAGTCTTATCTGCTTTGTCGAGGGATTTCACCCAGCTGATATCTCTGTGCACTGGGAGCTGAATGGCATCCGGCTTGATGCATCCCGCTTCAGCAACAGTCCAGTCAGCATGCAATCTGAAAGGGCTGCTTATTCCATGCACAGCAGACTGACATTACTAGCGTCAAAAATGGAAAATGGCGATTTTTCTTGTGTGGTTAACCACGAGTCATCTGAAACGCCGATCAAAGGCACAATAAACAACATATACG CATCTGTAATGCAACATGCTCCCTCTGTGAAGCTGCTACAGGGTCAAGATGAGCTGGTGTGTCTGGTGAATGGTTACAGCCCATCTGCCATTAACATCACATGGTTCCGAAATAATGTTACTGTAAAACAAGAGAACGAtaccagcagctctgacaaagGGCCTGATGGGAAATTTAACATTCGAAGCCACCTCTATATCCAGGCCTTCGAATGGGTACCTGGAGACAAATACACTTGCCAGGTTGAGCACATCACTGGCATTATCTCTCGCTTCCTTTCCAAAACAG AATTTATAGAAAAGACGATATACTATGATGAGAACAAGGCTGAACCTGCAATAATGGATCAGTCTGAGGAAACCTGGAACATGGCCTGTGCCTTCATCATACTCTTCATTATCTCTTTCATCTATGGATGTTCAATGACTCTGGTCAAAGTGAAGACTGctgaatacaaaatgaaaaaatga